The Montipora capricornis isolate CH-2021 chromosome 6, ASM3666992v2, whole genome shotgun sequence genome has a window encoding:
- the LOC138052441 gene encoding alkaline phosphatase-like, whose protein sequence is MRFVVSLLILISSQSALTDVAAPKDTPGSVPENQESSKWFTNGVKLIKENLNKKPIIHTAKNTIIFLGDGMSVTTVTATRILEGQMRNQSGEENVLSWEQFPWTALSKTFNVDQQVPDSAGTATAYLEGVKTDAGVIGVDETVKRSYCSSLNERNKVISILTLAEKAGMSTGFISTARATHATPAALYAHSADRNWESDKDLRTNAKDDPSNCKDIATQLIEYPHGNGIDVIFAGGREKFMPNKVTDPEYPDKKGGREDGRNLIQEWVAKYPNSVYVWNKKQFDEIDPEKTEKVMGLFEPSHMEYEVDRAEGEPGEPSIAEMTEKAINILKKNPKGYFLLVEGGRIDHGHHAGKAVRALNEAIAMAKACATAIDMTNRDDTLLIVTADHSHVFAMAGYPGRGNPIFGVAVPPETNEPETAKDGMPYTVLGYTNGPGGKRINGTRQNLTGVDTGTKDYLQQAAVWLGSETHGGDDVGIYADGPGAYLFHGVVEQQYIFHVMDHAMCLSDSKKGLCNKHVTRGGPAVKSSCSTNQAALTILCALLMLSFTVFKV, encoded by the exons ACGTGGCAGCGCCAAAGGACACCCCTGGATCGGTTCCCGAGAATCAGGAAAGCAGCAAATGGTTCACAAATGGCGTCAAGCTTATAAAGGAAAATCTGAACAAGAAGCCAATAATCCACACGGCCAAGAATACAATCATCTTTCTCGGAGATGGAATGAGTGTTACCACCGTAACAGCTACTCGGATCCTCGAGGGTCAAATGAGAAATCAGTCAGGAGAGGAGAACGTATTGAGTTGGGAACAGTTCCCATGGACCGCGCTTTCTAAAACCTTTAACGTGGATCAGCAGGTACCAGACTCCGCAGGGACAGCAACGGCCTATCTTGAAGGAGTGAAGACTGATGCAG GTGTGATTGGCGTTGATGAAACCGTCAAACGAAGTTACTGCTCAAGTTTGAATGAACGCAATAAGGTTATTTCGATACTCACGCTGGCAGAGAAAGCTGGGATGTCCACGGGCTTTATATCAACCGCCCGAGCTACGCACGCCACTCCAGCTGCTCTGTACGCTCACTCCGCTGACAGGAACTGGGAAAGTGACAAGGATCTAAGAACCAACGCCAAGGATGACCCTAGTAACTGCAAAGACATAG CTACTCAACTTATTGAGTATCCGCATGGTAATGGAATAGACGTCATTTTTGCTGGCGGCAGAGAAAAGTTTATGCCAAACAAAGTGACTGACCCTGAATATCCAGACAAAAAGGGCGGCAGAGAGGATGGACGAAATTTGATTCAAGAGTGGGTCGCTAAGTACCCTAATTCGGTTTACGTTTGGAACAAGAAACAATTTGATGAGATTGACCCAGAGAAGACTGAAAAAGTGATGG gTTTGTTTGAACCAAGCCATATGGAATATGAAGTAGACAGGGCCGAAGGTGAACCTGGAGAGCCATCCATTGCAGAGATGACAGAGAAGGCCATCAACATTCTGAAGAAAAACCCAAAGGGATATTTCTTGTTGGTCGAAG GCGGGCGAATTGATCACGGCCACCACGCAGGGAAGGCAGTGCGTGCTTTGAATGAAGCGATTGCCATGGCAAAGGCGTGTGCCACAGCCATAGATATGACAAATCGAG ATGACACCCTATTGATAGTAACCGCTGACCACTCACATGTATTCGCCATGGCTGGTTACCCCGGACGCGGAAACCCGATCTTTGGCGTAGCAGTTCCACCGGAAACAAACGAGCCTGAAACTGCGAAAGACGGCATGCCTTACACAGTTCTCGGATATACGAACGGACCTGGAGGAAAGCGGATAAATGGCACTCGGCAAAACCTCACCGGGGTGGACACGGGGACTAAAGATTACTTGCAGCAGGCTGCGGTATGGCTCGGTTCCGAAACGCACGGGGGAGATGACGTAG GCATATACGCGGACGGTCCTGGGGCCTATTTATTTCACGGTGTTGTGGAACAGCAGTATATTTTCCACGTCATGGATCACGCAATGTGTTTGAGCGACAGCAAGAAAGGATTATGCAATAAGCACGTCACTCGCGGAGGCCCAGCCGTGAAAAGCTCCTGCAGTACAAACCAGGCAGCGCTGACTATCTTATGTGCATTGTTGATGCTTTCCTTTACAGTCTTTAAggtttaa